A genomic stretch from Achromobacter spanius includes:
- a CDS encoding outer membrane protein assembly factor BamD, with translation MRVVIALFAVLVIAGCGSTNTKYDKTTNWSAEQLYADAKAEMSSGGWKEARERLTAIESRYPFGVYAQQALLELAYVNWKDGENEQALAAIDRFQQLYPNHPGTDYALYLKGLINFTPASAFMSNITGQDPAERDPKGLRASYDAFNELIKRYPESKYSVDAEKRIAWLVNTIAMNEVHVARYYYERGAYVAAANRAQTVITDFEGAPATEEALYLMVESYDKLGMTDLKNDAERVYDKNFPDSTFKTQGLKADRNWWNPFD, from the coding sequence TTGCGCGTGGTTATCGCGCTATTTGCCGTATTGGTCATCGCCGGTTGCGGCTCGACCAACACCAAATATGACAAGACCACCAACTGGAGCGCCGAACAGCTCTACGCCGACGCCAAGGCGGAAATGTCCTCCGGAGGCTGGAAGGAAGCACGCGAACGCCTGACCGCCATCGAAAGCCGCTACCCCTTCGGCGTGTACGCCCAGCAAGCCCTGCTTGAGCTGGCCTACGTCAACTGGAAAGATGGCGAAAACGAACAGGCCCTGGCTGCCATCGACCGCTTCCAGCAGCTCTACCCCAACCACCCCGGCACCGACTACGCGCTCTACCTGAAAGGCCTGATCAACTTCACGCCCGCCAGCGCGTTCATGTCCAACATCACGGGCCAGGATCCCGCCGAACGTGATCCCAAGGGCCTGCGCGCGTCCTACGACGCCTTCAACGAGCTGATCAAGCGCTACCCGGAAAGCAAGTATTCGGTCGACGCCGAGAAGCGCATCGCCTGGCTGGTCAACACCATCGCCATGAACGAAGTGCACGTCGCCCGCTACTACTACGAGCGGGGCGCGTACGTGGCCGCCGCCAACCGCGCGCAAACCGTCATCACCGACTTCGAGGGCGCCCCCGCCACCGAAGAGGCGCTTTATCTGATGGTTGAGTCCTATGACAAGCTGGGCATGACCGACCTGAAGAACGACGCCGAACGTGTCTACGACAAGAACTTTCCCGATAGCACATTCAAGACCCAGGGCCTGAAGGCTGACCGCAATTGGTGGAACCCGTTTGACTGA
- the phaR gene encoding polyhydroxyalkanoate synthesis repressor PhaR: MTQAQTGASLRLIKKYPNRRLYDTRTSTYITLADVKQLVLANEEFQVIDAKSGEDLTRSILLQIILEEESGGMPMFSSNMLSQIIRFYGHAMQGIMGSYLEKNIQAFMEIQTRMAEQSKGLYGSQFGPEAWTQFMNVQTPMLQNMMNNYIDQSKNLFVQMQDQMQDQTRAMFSTFPFTPGSTPPGQGRK, from the coding sequence ATGACGCAAGCACAAACCGGCGCCAGCCTGCGCCTGATTAAAAAATACCCCAACCGTCGCCTATACGACACCCGGACCAGCACCTACATCACTCTGGCAGATGTCAAGCAACTGGTCCTGGCCAACGAAGAATTCCAGGTGATCGACGCCAAAAGCGGTGAAGACCTGACGCGCAGCATCCTGCTGCAGATCATCCTGGAAGAAGAAAGTGGCGGCATGCCCATGTTCTCGTCGAACATGCTGTCGCAGATCATCCGTTTCTACGGACATGCCATGCAGGGCATCATGGGTTCTTACCTTGAGAAGAACATCCAGGCCTTCATGGAAATCCAGACGCGCATGGCAGAACAGTCCAAAGGCCTGTACGGCAGCCAGTTCGGACCGGAAGCCTGGACGCAGTTCATGAACGTGCAAACGCCCATGCTGCAAAACATGATGAACAACTACATCGACCAGAGCAAAAACCTGTTCGTGCAGATGCAAGACCAGATGCAGGACCAGACGCGCGCGATGTTCTCGACGTTTCCGTTCACGCCTGGCAGCACGCCGCCGGGCCAGGGTCGCAAGTAA
- a CDS encoding PHA/PHB synthase family protein: MNANLSAGPIPVSVAPEILADIQAEFSREWQRLCDDARRGALVPPADRRFAGDAWAANNSHLLLAHTYLLSARAMQRMVDAAQVSEPMRNRLRFSIMQWVDALSPSNFLALNPDAQQSIVESAGRALNEGLSNLLGDVKKGRITQTDESQFEIGRNVAVTPGAVVFENKLFQLIQYAPSTATVHERPLVIVPPNINKFYILDLQPENSFVRYAVEQGQTVFLISWRNPVAGDADDVDRATWTDYLDDAVLQALRVASDITKQPKVNALGFCVGGTMLASALALAEARGEHPVASLTLLTSLLDFHDTGILNVFVDEAHALLRDHQLGNGGLMPGRDLATTFSFLRPNELVWNYVVGNYLKGQKPPPFDLLFWNGDSTNLPGPFFSWYFRNTYLENNLKVPGRAQAAGMPLDLTRLTMPAYIFGSREDHIVPWVSAYASTQLLRGTQRFVLGASGHIAGVVNPPAKKRRSYWVADKLGQKGHDMPGDPNTWFAQATEQAGSWWPDWTAWLADHAGKQVKARTKLGNAKHQPIEPAPGRYVKVRAA; encoded by the coding sequence GTGAACGCCAATCTCTCCGCAGGTCCCATTCCGGTGAGCGTGGCACCGGAAATCCTGGCCGACATTCAGGCCGAATTCTCTCGCGAATGGCAGCGCCTTTGTGACGACGCCCGGCGCGGCGCGCTCGTGCCCCCGGCCGACCGCCGCTTTGCCGGCGATGCCTGGGCCGCCAACAATTCCCATCTGCTTCTTGCGCATACCTACCTGCTGTCGGCGCGCGCCATGCAACGCATGGTCGACGCGGCCCAGGTCAGCGAACCCATGCGCAATCGGCTTCGGTTTTCCATCATGCAATGGGTCGACGCGCTGTCGCCGTCAAACTTCCTGGCCTTGAATCCCGACGCCCAGCAATCCATTGTGGAAAGCGCCGGCCGGGCCCTGAATGAAGGCTTGTCCAACCTGCTGGGCGACGTCAAGAAAGGCCGCATCACCCAAACCGACGAATCCCAGTTCGAAATCGGCCGCAACGTGGCGGTGACGCCCGGCGCAGTGGTGTTCGAGAACAAGCTGTTCCAACTGATCCAATACGCGCCCTCGACGGCCACGGTGCATGAGCGCCCGCTGGTGATCGTGCCGCCGAACATCAACAAGTTCTACATCCTGGATCTGCAGCCCGAGAATTCCTTCGTGCGCTACGCGGTTGAGCAGGGCCAAACGGTGTTCCTGATTTCCTGGCGCAACCCGGTGGCGGGCGATGCCGACGACGTGGACCGCGCCACCTGGACCGATTACCTGGACGACGCCGTGCTGCAAGCGCTGCGCGTGGCCAGCGACATCACCAAGCAGCCCAAGGTCAACGCGCTGGGCTTCTGCGTGGGCGGCACGATGCTGGCCTCGGCGCTGGCGCTGGCCGAGGCGCGTGGCGAACACCCGGTGGCCTCGCTGACCTTGCTGACCTCGCTGCTGGACTTCCACGACACCGGCATCCTGAACGTCTTTGTCGATGAAGCCCATGCGCTGCTGCGCGACCATCAGCTTGGCAACGGCGGGCTGATGCCTGGCCGCGACCTGGCCACCACGTTCTCGTTCCTGCGGCCCAATGAGCTGGTCTGGAACTACGTGGTCGGCAACTACCTGAAAGGCCAGAAGCCGCCGCCGTTCGATCTGCTGTTCTGGAATGGCGACAGCACCAATCTGCCGGGCCCGTTCTTCTCCTGGTATTTCCGCAATACCTATCTGGAAAACAACCTGAAAGTGCCGGGCCGCGCGCAAGCGGCCGGCATGCCGCTGGACCTGACGCGCCTGACCATGCCTGCCTATATATTCGGCTCGCGTGAAGACCACATCGTGCCGTGGGTGTCGGCCTATGCCTCCACGCAGTTGCTGCGCGGGACCCAGCGTTTCGTGCTGGGGGCGTCGGGTCACATCGCGGGCGTGGTGAATCCGCCCGCCAAGAAGCGCCGCAGCTACTGGGTGGCCGACAAACTGGGCCAGAAGGGCCATGACATGCCGGGTGATCCGAATACCTGGTTCGCGCAAGCCACGGAGCAGGCCGGCAGTTGGTGGCCGGACTGGACGGCCTGGCTGGCGGACCACGCGGGCAAGCAGGTCAAGGCACGTACAAAATTAGGCAATGCCAAGCACCAGCCGATCGAGCCGGCGCCTGGCAGGTATGTAAAGGTGCGGGCAGCCTGA
- a CDS encoding CsbD family protein, translating to MNNDIIAGKWKQMTGKAKAAWGELTDDELTRTEGNAERLAGLIQERYGKTKEEAQKEVRDFFDRNP from the coding sequence ATGAATAACGACATCATCGCCGGCAAGTGGAAGCAAATGACTGGCAAGGCCAAAGCGGCCTGGGGTGAACTCACCGACGACGAATTGACCCGCACGGAAGGCAATGCCGAACGCCTGGCCGGTCTGATCCAAGAGCGCTACGGCAAGACCAAGGAAGAAGCGCAAAAGGAAGTTCGGGATTTCTTCGACCGCAATCCCTGA
- a CDS encoding iron transporter, with amino-acid sequence MIKKALALAIVALSVSAANAAEYPIGKPAEKGGMEIGAVYLQPIEMDPPGMMRPAKDSDVHLEADIHATAGNKTGFPEGEWVPYLVVNFEIQKVGSQNVQKGTFMPMVANDGPHYGDNVKLEGPGKYKLKYTVLPPSENKMAHFGRHIDKETGVGPWFEPFELDYEFVYAGTGKKGGY; translated from the coding sequence ATGATCAAGAAAGCCTTGGCGCTGGCCATCGTCGCCCTGAGCGTGTCCGCCGCGAATGCGGCCGAATACCCCATCGGCAAGCCGGCAGAAAAGGGCGGCATGGAAATTGGCGCGGTGTACCTGCAGCCGATCGAAATGGACCCGCCCGGGATGATGCGTCCCGCCAAGGATTCGGACGTCCACCTTGAGGCCGACATCCACGCCACGGCCGGCAACAAGACCGGCTTTCCCGAAGGCGAGTGGGTGCCGTACTTGGTCGTGAATTTTGAGATCCAGAAGGTCGGCAGCCAGAACGTGCAGAAGGGCACCTTCATGCCCATGGTGGCCAATGACGGCCCGCACTATGGCGACAACGTCAAGCTGGAAGGCCCGGGCAAGTACAAGCTGAAGTACACGGTCCTGCCGCCGTCCGAAAACAAGATGGCCCACTTCGGCCGCCACATCGACAAGGAAACCGGCGTGGGTCCGTGGTTCGAGCCCTTTGAGCTGGATTACGAATTCGTCTACGCCGGCACCGGCAAGAAGGGCGGATATTGA
- a CDS encoding PhzF family phenazine biosynthesis protein, translated as MTSYAFRLLNVFASTTFSGNQLCVFEDARGMDDATMLNLAAQFNLSETTFILPSDNADARVRIFTPGYEMKFAGHPTIGTSQVVRDLRQTGDALTLEFAAGIVPVQAQGDAWTFTAPCPGGVQTATPELDRADIAALVGLTTDELAADPIWVDTGADQLLVPLASVDAVRRAVPDASKLGRWQASSLGRKTLYVFAFDEGNVRDARQVVVARYFFAKAGGGVDEDAGTGSACANLGGWLLHQQRTLPVSILVEQGDQMGRPCRLLLDVLADGRIQVGGRALEIGRGTISI; from the coding sequence ATGACTTCCTACGCCTTTCGCCTGCTTAACGTATTTGCATCAACCACCTTCAGCGGCAACCAGCTTTGCGTGTTCGAAGACGCGCGCGGCATGGACGACGCGACGATGCTGAACCTGGCGGCGCAGTTCAATCTTTCCGAAACCACCTTCATCCTGCCGTCCGATAACGCCGATGCGCGCGTGCGTATTTTCACGCCTGGCTACGAAATGAAGTTCGCGGGCCATCCCACCATCGGCACCTCGCAAGTGGTGCGCGACCTTCGGCAAACGGGCGATGCCCTGACGCTGGAATTTGCCGCGGGCATCGTGCCGGTGCAAGCACAAGGCGACGCGTGGACATTCACCGCGCCATGCCCCGGCGGCGTACAAACGGCGACGCCCGAACTGGACCGCGCCGATATCGCGGCGCTGGTTGGGCTCACCACGGATGAGCTCGCGGCCGACCCGATCTGGGTGGATACCGGCGCGGACCAGTTGCTGGTGCCGCTGGCCAGCGTGGATGCGGTACGCCGGGCGGTGCCGGATGCCTCCAAGCTTGGCCGCTGGCAAGCCAGCAGCCTGGGCCGCAAGACGCTGTACGTGTTTGCGTTTGATGAAGGCAATGTGCGCGATGCTCGCCAGGTGGTGGTGGCGCGCTATTTCTTCGCGAAGGCGGGCGGGGGTGTCGACGAAGATGCCGGCACGGGCTCGGCCTGCGCCAACCTGGGCGGTTGGCTGCTACACCAACAACGAACCTTGCCGGTCAGCATCCTGGTTGAGCAGGGCGACCAGATGGGCAGGCCGTGCCGCCTGCTGCTGGACGTACTGGCCGATGGCCGCATCCAGGTGGGGGGCCGCGCATTGGAAATCGGTCGGGGCACCATCAGTATCTGA
- a CDS encoding DUF1328 domain-containing protein — protein MLHYAVVFFVIAIIAAVLGFGGIAAGAAGIAKILFFVFLVLALLSILSGALKKK, from the coding sequence ATGTTGCATTACGCCGTAGTTTTCTTCGTTATCGCGATCATCGCGGCGGTTCTCGGCTTTGGCGGTATTGCCGCCGGGGCCGCGGGTATCGCCAAGATCCTGTTCTTCGTATTCCTGGTGCTGGCGCTCTTGTCCATCTTGAGCGGCGCCTTGAAAAAGAAATAG
- a CDS encoding 4Fe-4S binding protein, whose protein sequence is MAAVLGRVTSRIADFLRDHAPLLRKLQWGIVALYAFLLIVPAIMPLPDNAASVFNNLTVVAQFAFWGVWWPFVLISMPILGRAWCGWLCPEGMLTEWASERGQGRAIPKWMRWGGWPFVAFALTTVYGQLVSVYQYPLAVLVVLGGSTVAAMIVGWRYGRSKRVWCKYLCPVNGVFNLLAKLAPWHFKVDEEKWRHPVIRIEPINCAPLVPLRHMKGAGDCHMCGRCSGYRGAIELTPRSPEEEIVHVADGDAWQTALLCFGLMGIAIGAFLWSASPWYVTAKQWAATWLVERDIMWPLMDNAPWFILTHYPDVNDSFSWLDGAGILMFVVGATIVVGGASFLSLWIADRLAPAAAVAGAPASRWIRPGVHKLAQALIPSAGIGVFLGLSATTINLLKHEGVQAAWAGPVRFTLLTLAVLWTLRLFARLLKPRAVSGVRKLAAWIVLAAGLAPFCLAWVFFFAIW, encoded by the coding sequence ATGGCTGCTGTACTCGGGAGGGTGACCTCCCGGATCGCCGATTTTCTTCGTGACCATGCCCCGCTGTTGCGCAAGCTGCAGTGGGGCATTGTTGCGTTGTACGCGTTCCTGTTGATCGTGCCCGCGATCATGCCCTTGCCCGACAACGCGGCATCGGTGTTCAACAACCTGACCGTCGTCGCGCAGTTCGCGTTCTGGGGCGTGTGGTGGCCGTTCGTGTTGATCTCGATGCCGATTCTGGGCCGCGCCTGGTGCGGCTGGCTGTGCCCCGAAGGCATGCTGACCGAATGGGCCAGTGAGCGCGGGCAGGGGCGCGCCATTCCGAAATGGATGCGCTGGGGCGGCTGGCCTTTCGTGGCCTTCGCGCTGACGACGGTCTACGGCCAGTTGGTCAGCGTCTATCAATATCCGCTGGCCGTGCTGGTCGTGCTGGGCGGGTCCACGGTGGCGGCGATGATCGTCGGGTGGCGCTATGGCCGCAGCAAGCGCGTGTGGTGCAAGTACCTGTGCCCGGTCAACGGCGTGTTCAATCTGCTGGCCAAGCTGGCGCCCTGGCACTTCAAGGTCGATGAAGAAAAGTGGCGCCATCCGGTCATCCGGATCGAACCCATCAACTGTGCGCCGCTGGTGCCCCTGCGCCACATGAAGGGCGCGGGCGACTGCCACATGTGCGGCCGCTGCAGCGGCTACCGTGGCGCCATTGAACTGACGCCGCGTTCGCCCGAAGAAGAAATCGTGCATGTCGCGGACGGCGACGCCTGGCAGACGGCCTTGCTGTGCTTTGGCCTGATGGGCATCGCCATCGGCGCGTTTCTCTGGAGCGCCAGCCCCTGGTACGTGACCGCCAAGCAATGGGCCGCGACCTGGCTGGTCGAGCGCGACATCATGTGGCCGTTGATGGACAACGCGCCCTGGTTCATCTTGACGCACTACCCCGACGTGAACGACAGCTTCTCGTGGCTGGACGGCGCGGGCATCCTGATGTTTGTCGTGGGCGCGACCATCGTGGTGGGCGGCGCGAGCTTCCTGTCGTTGTGGATCGCGGACCGGCTTGCGCCCGCGGCGGCCGTGGCCGGTGCGCCTGCTTCGCGCTGGATTCGTCCGGGCGTGCACAAGCTGGCGCAGGCGCTGATTCCTTCGGCGGGCATCGGCGTGTTTCTTGGCCTGTCCGCCACCACGATCAACCTGCTCAAGCACGAAGGGGTGCAAGCCGCTTGGGCTGGGCCGGTGCGCTTCACGCTCTTGACGCTGGCCGTGCTATGGACTCTGCGCCTGTTTGCCCGCCTGCTCAAGCCGCGTGCGGTCAGTGGCGTGCGCAAGCTGGCCGCGTGGATCGTGCTGGCGGCGGGCCTGGCGCCGTTCTGCCTGGCATGGGTGTTTTTCTTTGCAATCTGGTAA
- a CDS encoding BON domain-containing protein, whose protein sequence is MEFRKLIAAAALGTGAVFTSMAFAANDGKPEQSVGEYASDATITTKIKAAYVADKQLSALDIAVETNNGVATLTGTVGTAAEADHAAKVTRGIEGVKQVKNNIKVDATKNK, encoded by the coding sequence ATGGAATTTCGCAAGCTGATCGCCGCCGCCGCACTGGGAACTGGCGCTGTCTTCACTTCCATGGCTTTTGCTGCGAATGACGGCAAGCCCGAACAATCGGTGGGCGAATACGCCTCCGACGCCACAATCACCACCAAGATCAAGGCCGCCTATGTTGCCGACAAGCAATTGAGCGCCCTGGATATCGCCGTGGAAACCAACAACGGCGTGGCGACGCTGACCGGCACGGTGGGCACGGCGGCTGAAGCCGATCACGCTGCCAAGGTTACCCGTGGCATTGAAGGTGTGAAGCAAGTGAAGAACAACATCAAGGTCGACGCGACCAAGAACAAGTAA
- the phbB gene encoding acetoacetyl-CoA reductase, which yields MSGKLAYVTGGMGGIGTSICQRLAKDGFRVVAGCGPSRNYQQWLDEQAAQGYTFHASVGNVSDWESTVKAFEKVTAELGGVDVLVNNAGITRDGLFRKMSADDWRAVIDTNLNSLFNVTKQVIEGMVERQWGRIINISSVNGQKGQFGQTNYSTAKAGIHGFTMALAQEVASKGVTVNTISPGYIGTDMVRAIRPEVLEKIVATIPVRRLGTPEEIASMTSWLASDESGFSTGADFSLNGGLHMG from the coding sequence ATGAGCGGAAAACTGGCTTACGTAACAGGCGGGATGGGCGGTATCGGCACCTCTATTTGCCAGCGCTTGGCCAAGGATGGCTTTCGCGTCGTGGCAGGTTGTGGCCCCAGCCGCAACTACCAGCAATGGCTGGATGAGCAAGCTGCGCAGGGCTACACGTTCCACGCATCGGTGGGCAACGTATCGGACTGGGAATCCACGGTGAAGGCCTTCGAGAAGGTCACGGCCGAACTCGGTGGCGTCGACGTGCTGGTCAATAACGCGGGCATCACCCGCGATGGCCTGTTCCGCAAAATGAGCGCTGACGACTGGCGCGCGGTGATCGACACCAACCTGAACAGCCTGTTCAACGTGACCAAGCAGGTCATCGAGGGCATGGTCGAACGGCAGTGGGGGCGTATCATCAACATCAGCTCGGTGAACGGGCAGAAGGGCCAGTTCGGCCAAACCAACTATTCCACGGCGAAGGCGGGCATTCACGGCTTCACCATGGCGTTGGCGCAGGAAGTGGCCAGCAAGGGCGTGACCGTCAACACGATTTCGCCCGGCTATATCGGCACGGACATGGTCCGCGCCATCCGTCCCGAAGTGCTTGAAAAGATCGTGGCCACCATTCCGGTGCGCCGGCTGGGCACGCCCGAGGAAATCGCGTCGATGACGTCGTGGTTGGCGTCGGACGAATCCGGTTTTTCCACCGGAGCGGACTTCTCGCTCAACGGCGGCCTGCACATGGGCTGA
- a CDS encoding FTR1 family iron permease, whose amino-acid sequence MEQVLFIVWRESVEALLVVGILYTWLRATPEGKRGLNYLWGGVAAGLALAVALALVLLGVSSWLSDEGQEWFQAIMSLAACALVVQMVVWMKKHGRTLKSELESGARSSVANDNWWGLFVLVAIAVAREGSETVVFLYGTVSAGEGGSDMLMLALAGVAGFAVALLTFWLLQLGGKLITWRRFFRVTEILLLLLAGSLLVGGLDHLISLDVLPTIIDPVWDSSWLLDDSSGVGKVLADFAGYRAYPALTSVLLWVAYWLVVWALLRWVGDKPARVPAPARNAS is encoded by the coding sequence ATGGAACAGGTTCTTTTTATCGTCTGGCGTGAAAGCGTCGAAGCGTTGCTGGTGGTGGGTATCTTGTATACCTGGCTGCGCGCCACGCCCGAAGGCAAGCGCGGGCTGAACTACCTGTGGGGCGGCGTCGCGGCAGGCCTGGCGCTGGCCGTGGCCTTGGCGCTGGTGCTGCTGGGCGTGTCGTCCTGGCTCAGCGACGAAGGCCAGGAATGGTTCCAGGCCATCATGTCGCTGGCGGCGTGCGCGCTGGTCGTGCAGATGGTCGTGTGGATGAAGAAGCATGGCCGCACCTTGAAAAGCGAACTGGAAAGCGGCGCGCGCAGTTCGGTCGCCAACGACAACTGGTGGGGCCTGTTCGTGCTGGTGGCCATTGCCGTGGCGCGCGAAGGCAGCGAGACGGTGGTGTTCCTGTACGGCACCGTGTCGGCGGGCGAAGGCGGCAGCGACATGCTGATGCTGGCCCTGGCCGGTGTGGCCGGCTTTGCGGTGGCCTTGCTGACGTTCTGGCTGCTGCAACTGGGCGGCAAGCTGATTACGTGGCGCCGCTTCTTCCGCGTGACCGAAATTCTATTGCTGCTGCTGGCGGGTTCCCTGCTGGTTGGCGGCCTGGACCACCTGATCTCGCTAGACGTCCTGCCGACGATCATCGACCCCGTGTGGGACAGCTCGTGGCTGTTGGACGACAGCAGCGGCGTGGGCAAGGTGCTGGCCGATTTCGCGGGCTACCGGGCCTACCCGGCGTTGACCTCGGTCTTGCTGTGGGTGGCGTACTGGCTCGTGGTCTGGGCGCTGCTGCGCTGGGTGGGTGACAAGCCCGCCCGGGTGCCAGCCCCAGCCCGCAATGCATCCTGA
- the pgeF gene encoding peptidoglycan editing factor PgeF, protein MDRVIASLPVVTGPTWPGVTYFCTTRAGGVGVAPHDTLNLGLRAGDDPDTVTENRRRVRAAVPADPLWLRQVHGSEVVDADSPDLPDEPALDASVTSQPGRVLAIMVADCLPVVIADADGKVLGAAHAGWRGLAGGVLEHTLAAMRAKAPTATGWRAWVGPGIGPQAFEVGQDVLDAFTADDPATARYFSPRPGLPGKWLADLAGLADFRLRRAGVQEVSLSGMCTVSQGQRFFSYRRDTETGRMALLAWLDPV, encoded by the coding sequence ATGGACCGCGTGATAGCCAGCCTGCCCGTCGTGACCGGCCCGACGTGGCCCGGCGTAACGTATTTCTGCACGACCCGAGCCGGTGGCGTGGGCGTGGCGCCGCACGACACCCTGAACCTGGGGCTGCGCGCGGGCGACGACCCCGACACCGTGACCGAGAACCGGCGCCGGGTACGCGCCGCCGTGCCGGCCGATCCGCTCTGGCTGCGCCAGGTGCACGGCAGCGAAGTCGTGGATGCCGATTCCCCCGACCTGCCCGACGAACCGGCGCTGGACGCCAGCGTGACCTCGCAGCCGGGCCGAGTGCTGGCCATCATGGTGGCCGACTGCCTGCCCGTCGTTATCGCCGATGCGGACGGCAAGGTGCTGGGCGCGGCGCATGCCGGTTGGCGAGGCCTGGCGGGTGGCGTGCTGGAACATACGCTGGCGGCCATGCGCGCCAAGGCGCCCACGGCGACCGGCTGGCGCGCCTGGGTCGGCCCCGGCATCGGCCCGCAGGCCTTTGAAGTCGGGCAGGACGTGCTGGACGCCTTCACGGCGGATGACCCCGCCACCGCGCGCTATTTCTCGCCACGGCCGGGCCTGCCTGGCAAGTGGCTGGCCGACCTCGCCGGTCTGGCGGATTTCCGCCTGCGCCGCGCCGGGGTACAAGAGGTGTCCTTGAGCGGCATGTGTACGGTATCGCAAGGGCAGCGCTTCTTTTCGTACCGCCGCGACACCGAAACCGGACGCATGGCGTTGCTGGCCTGGCTCGACCCGGTTTGA
- a CDS encoding cupredoxin domain-containing protein, which translates to MRRLHRLIAAGLIGLASLAGMAPAQAAELPTFTLRFKPDGTFEPATLEVPAGRFKIELINESNEPVEFESIPLRKEKVLGPGVKSFVVITISRPGEYPFFDDFHQAVKGTLVVKPKE; encoded by the coding sequence GTGCGCCGCCTGCATCGCCTGATTGCCGCCGGTTTGATCGGCCTGGCCAGCCTGGCTGGCATGGCGCCCGCGCAGGCGGCCGAACTGCCGACATTCACGCTCAGGTTCAAGCCGGACGGCACGTTCGAGCCGGCAACCCTGGAAGTGCCTGCCGGCCGTTTCAAGATTGAACTCATCAACGAAAGCAACGAGCCGGTGGAATTCGAGAGCATCCCGTTGCGCAAGGAAAAAGTGCTGGGCCCGGGGGTGAAGTCCTTTGTGGTCATCACCATTTCCCGCCCCGGCGAATATCCCTTCTTTGATGACTTTCACCAAGCAGTGAAAGGCACCCTGGTCGTCAAGCCCAAGGAATAA
- a CDS encoding RluA family pseudouridine synthase, producing the protein MSDTAAGTDLVSDDEFPGLPDENPAETRGEPQLVTVPSSTRADRLDKVLAGLLPDHSRSRLQGWIESGNVHVNGAPGKIRQTVGPGDELLVWAQPAPDARAFTPEPVEFTVVDESPDWIVVNKPAGLVTHPGAGNWSGTLLNGLLYRYPELAAVARAGIVHRLDKDTSGLMVVARNEKAQTHLVRQLQARSMGREYVALAHGWVAAAGKVDRAIGRDARVPIRMSVERPVAPKPAITNYAPARRGQVDPGGRVTEVVCRLETGRTHQIRVHMASLGHPLLADTIYGGKNIAGATRQMLHARALHFDDPGGNGEVQFAADVPDDMTQVQETIAWTA; encoded by the coding sequence ATGTCTGATACAGCCGCCGGCACAGATCTCGTTTCCGACGACGAATTCCCGGGCCTTCCTGATGAAAACCCCGCCGAAACTCGCGGCGAACCGCAACTTGTAACGGTACCTTCCAGTACCCGCGCCGACCGGCTTGACAAGGTGCTGGCGGGCTTGTTGCCTGACCATTCCCGCAGCCGCCTGCAAGGCTGGATTGAATCCGGCAATGTGCACGTCAACGGCGCGCCCGGCAAGATTCGCCAGACAGTGGGCCCGGGCGACGAGCTCCTGGTCTGGGCCCAGCCCGCTCCCGATGCGCGCGCCTTCACTCCCGAACCCGTTGAATTCACCGTCGTGGACGAAAGCCCCGACTGGATCGTGGTCAACAAGCCCGCGGGCCTGGTCACGCACCCCGGCGCCGGCAACTGGAGCGGCACGCTGCTCAATGGCCTGCTGTATCGCTACCCGGAATTGGCGGCGGTAGCGCGGGCGGGCATCGTTCACCGGCTGGACAAGGACACCTCCGGACTCATGGTGGTGGCCCGCAATGAAAAGGCCCAGACGCATCTGGTGCGCCAATTGCAGGCGCGCAGCATGGGCCGCGAATACGTGGCCCTGGCGCATGGCTGGGTGGCGGCGGCCGGCAAGGTCGACCGCGCCATCGGCCGAGACGCCCGCGTGCCCATCCGCATGAGCGTTGAGCGCCCGGTCGCGCCCAAACCCGCCATTACCAATTACGCACCCGCCCGTCGCGGGCAAGTCGACCCGGGCGGCCGCGTCACCGAAGTAGTTTGCCGACTGGAAACCGGCCGCACCCACCAGATCCGCGTCCACATGGCCAGCCTGGGGCACCCGCTGCTGGCCGACACCATCTACGGCGGCAAGAACATTGCCGGGGCAACGCGCCAGATGCTGCACGCCCGCGCCCTGCATTTCGACGATCCGGGCGGCAACGGCGAGGTGCAGTTTGCCGCCGACGTTCCCGACGACATGACACAGGTTCAGGAGACGATTGCATGGACCGCGTGA